The Ciconia boyciana chromosome 7, ASM3463844v1, whole genome shotgun sequence region AATCGACGACAGTGAAATCACGAAAGAAGATGATGCTCTCTGGCCTCCTCCTGACAGAGTTGGTCGACAGGTTGGTGGACAGTGTCTTTTCTAattgctgctttaatttttatgtgtTGGCTCGTTAGAAACATAGCTGAACTTTTTCTTCAAGTCAGTATTGCTTCTAGCCACGAGGGAAACATACTATTTTAAAACCTGAGCAGTGCCCAAATGGCAATTGAGTTGTGAGAGTTAATGATTTACAGACCTGCTGCATCAATAGCTTTGTAATAAAAATTGAAACGCCATCATCTCCGTACTTAAGTATTTCTGTAACTAAGACCATAAAGCAGTAGTTTGGGTTCctataatcttttatttttcaggagcTTGAAATAGTAATCGGTGATGAGCACATCTCCTTTACCACGTCAAAAATCGGTTCGCTCATTGATGTAAACCAATCCAAGTATGTACTCGGCTTTTTTATGTTGGTGTTGTTTTTGTGTAACAATCTGTCATAGAACTTGCTGATGACTaggtatttgtattttatattgtttcaaAGTACAAATCAGTTCCTGGGGGCAGAAGTGCTCTGTGCTCCAGCGTGACATACCAAATGCTTTTAGACTGTGGCATTACACGCTGTATTTTCAAACTCACCGAGCAGCTAACCTGACTGCAGGAACCCCTGTTAGGCGTGTTCAGAGTCTGAACCAAAGTGTCATTGGCCCATCCACACCAATGTCTCTGGGAGAACCaagatttctgtatttcaccTAAGCTGAAAAGACTGAgtattgtgtttttttaaatccaaagtAGTGTTACTACTTGctttcattataaaaatgcatattttgttaAGACTTAAAACACGCAAACTTGGAGTACAGAATGTTTTACCAATCAATGTagaatttaaaaagtctgttaATGTCTAAGATGACCTCTGAAAAGTCTCCCTGTaggctttgttgttttttaataggtTAGTTCTATAGACTGCTCTCTTAGAACGTCAATCTAATCTAatctagcctttttttttccccttccttctgtTGTGCACTGCAGGGATCCAGAAGGCTTGAGGGTGTTCTACTACCTGGTCCAGGACCTTAAATGCCTAGTCTTCAGTCTTATTGGACTACACTTCAAGATTAAGCCAATTTAAATCAAACAAACTGAAGTTTGTATTGCAGTAttggggcgggcggggggagggcaGCGGGAAGGAATGCTGTTTCAATTCCTTGCTGTTTCTGGCCTGGAGCTTTTATGTATGTTAGAATGTTTTTTTTACAAACTGTCAGTGACTGTCTTAATAAAATGGTgagatctgtatttttaatttataagttCTGGTGAGAAACTGACTTCCTAAGGACTTCCtgacttccttccttccttttatcATGGTAGGTTCAGGGTATGTTAACTTCACTTGTATCACACAAAGCTGTATTTCACTTTTCTAtgcagcagtagaaaatggAATTAAGTCTGGTTCTGTGAAATGAAACTTTTGCCAGCTGTCAAGATAAACTTTTGTTACTGTCCTGAGTTGGATATTCTGTTGGCCAGCTCAAATACATGAAACAACTGAAGCCCTGACTCTGCACATGATAACTGGTTATAGCAAAAGTTATAACAACCTGCTGCTGTGATTAACCGTTTGCCTTCAGAGCAGAAGTAGACAACAGGCCACCTGGGAGCCATCCAGGATCCTCACTGATACTCCCATCCAGctttagaaaaactgaaattaaaagcagtgtAGAATATATTTAGTTTAAGTTCTAGACTAGCAGATCTGTTGTGCAGAATTGATTAAGAGACTTAGAGGACCAAACATGTCTCAACTTTGAAGTGGTAATTTTTGTAAAGCACTGTGGGAGACCCCCACAGTGGGTCTGAGGTTCCCCACAGGCTCCGAGGGTGTTCCCTAGGGCAGCTCTGCCAAACTGCGCCCTTACTTTCTCTAGcacctctttctgtttttcctaaatCAGTAGCCACTGCgattaaaaaaagattgtggttaaatgacttttttaaaggtaaaaacaTCTAACCCCTATCACCTGTGCCACCACCTCCCGCTTTCCCTCCTCTCGCCACACATGCCCTCTCCCTGGGCATCCTCCGCCTTTCCCGCCAGCACCCTCCCCACATGCCTGTCCCgctcccccaccaccaccattcCGCTTTCATCCCCTAAACCGGCCGCCCCGCTCCTCGGGGCCCTGCCGGCCGCGCCTCCCGCCCGGGGCCGCGACGGCGGGCGCCATCTTAGCCGAGGGCAGCTTCGGCCTCCCGTCGGCTTCACCCCGGCAGAGAGCACCGGGAGGCGGCGGCCAGCTTGGCTGAGGGCACCAACGCAACGCGGTGGagggtggagaaaaaaaaaacccaaactccaCAGGACTAAAAACACGCAGGAGCGGCTTGAAACCCGCAGCTGCTCCCGCGAGAGGCGGGACGGGGTTGAGGGGGGCCGTCAGGGGAGTTCCGATAGTGCGGCGCCTCCGCGGCCCCGTGTGCTGCCGCGCAGCCTGCGAGGCCATGGGGGTAGGTAGGAGCCGCGGCCGGGCCGAACTGAAGCGGGCCGAACTGAGCTGAGGTGACAGCCTCTCTCGCTGCCTCTTGCCTTGCAGAGGATCGGGCTGCAGCTGCGCGCCACGCTGGAGAACATCACCCACCTGCGGGCCGAGGGGGAGGACTTCCGCTGGTACCTCAAGGTGCGGTGGGCGGGGGCGGCCTCGGGGTCTTCGGGAGCAGGGGAAGGCCGTTCTCGGCGTTAAGAGCCCGTTGGGCTGTCCAGCGGGGCACCTGGCGATGGAGGCCTGTGGTGTTCAATGTCACATCACTCAGCTTAAAAAGCgatgtgtttttttccacacagtGCAAGCAGGCTGCTATGGGAGCAACCAATGTGATGGTATAAGTATATAGACATGTATGTGTTAGTACATACGTGACATTACACATTAGTTTGCAGTAATGAAAAGTCTTAAGTTCAAGTGTTGGTCAGTGCCTCCATTGGTGAGGTAATCCAATATCCATTGGCAGGTAGCCCAGCCAAGTGGCGAGATGCGCTATTCCCATCTTTTATTTTGCGACGGTGCTTTGTAACACATTTTCCATCCAACGCACAAAGGACAGACCCTCTGCAGCGGGCATACCTGCCAGGTGAAGTCAGCTAATGGGCCTGCCAGGATAGACAGCACCTCATACCTGCCTCTGGCTCCTCTCAGCTGTGAAACAGTGGGGTTTGTGACTCTGGGGGGCTCACATCAGctccttcagctttttaatCCCTGATTATTGACAGCTTTAAATTCTCtgatttatgtttatttttcagctgaaatgtggGAACTGTGGtgaagtttctgaaaaatggCAATATCTGCGACTGATGGTATGTTTCCCTGTTGTAATCTGCATcagaacaaaatgagaaaacaaacccGCCTCTTACATGCAAGGGATATTAGCGTCAGGGATATGATGACTTGCACTTTGGATGagatagtatttttaatagctatATGCATTCAGGAAATGCCATCAtattccatattaaaaaaatatttggaaactgTTAATTGAAATATGCCGTTGGAATGGTGACTGTTGGTTACAAAGTAtttacatttgctttgaaaagctgcctttctgtaaaaataccatttgaaaacaaattttgagGTGATATGCGAGTAAGGTTGTGCCTGTAGCATATTTCTCTGATGCTGATGGAATCTTTTTGGAGAAGTTTAGGTAATTCAAGGTGAGTTAAGCATGCTAAATTAGCATttggaaactgaaaaagcaggatAAAATTTGTCAGGGATAAGAGAAGGTTCTGTTCTTAGGAATAATCATCCCTCTTTGCTGCATACTACTGAAtggtaaaaatatattttgaggaATTAATGGAACATGCCTATATGGACAAGACATAACTATCCATTATTCACTATTTTAAGTCTAGAAAAGAATTATTCTTTGATAATCACAGCTTTCTGAATTACAGATCtctctagtttaaaaaaagccttctcattgcagtatttttaagaagttaaagACCATTGTTGTAAAAACTACTTTACCTTTGCAGAGGTTTCCAGTGGCTCAGCTAGAGTGCAGTTAAAAATGATGTCTCTGTTGTCATGGGTTTTAGGACAGTGCTCCCCtgaaaggaggcagaggaagcgCCACTATGGTGCAGAAATGCAAGCTGTGCTCCAGGGAGAACTCCATTGGTATGTGCTTAGAAATTTAAGAGGCAGCATCCATTTTACACTTTTTCTCCtaagtttattttttgtccCAATTTTTGCTTGGCACTGTTTGTAAAGAGCATTcaccagggattttttttccttgtacacTGGTCCTTGAGTTCACAACAGGTACATTCTTGTCATCATGCTCATGAAGGAGACAGCAAGGCCTCCTGGTGAGTTCAGGTTTCTGCATGAACGAAACTCGTATCTGTAATGTCATTTTACAAAagcatgcaatttttttttgcattggtaGGGTAACAAAATGGTGTAATGTAAACTTCTCAggagaagtgagaaaaattgAATTCTACCTTTTGAGGGCCAACTGCAAGAACCACTTgggtattttgtttcttttacttggTATAAGGAAATTTATTCGAAAGAAGAAGCTGGTGCTTGGTTTGtgctaaataaaactgaagactCACTTTTACacttctcattattttcttttttagatattttaagTCAGACAATCAAACCTTATAACGtaagtttgttttctcttttatataaTAAGTGAAAGATAAATAAGCATTAATAATATTTGGAGGTTTTGCTTTATCACCACATTCCTCTTTCAAGAACACAAAAAGCTGGTATTCTCCTCTGACAGAAAATTGTCTCTTGTAGGCTCCTGCACAGTCTCAAGTGTAGAATAATCTGTGATACGTTTCgtaagcaaaacagaaaattgtaCCACTCAAATTAGAGGCGATTATATAATGCccatattaatttccttttgaaggCTTCCTTGTGGTAGATTAAGAAATTCTAGCTAATTACCACCTATTAAATGAGCCCTAGGATTTTGCTGTCACTTGGGACATCAGAGTTGATAGTACTGCCTTTAAAGCAATTCATTCCTAGACTAATGCTTGTCACTGTCTTTCCCTATTAGATGAAAACTAATGGTATTCTGACTCAATTATAGGCTGAAGACAGCGAGAAATTCAAAACGATAGTGGAGTTTGAATGCCGAGGTCTGGAACCGGTTGACTTTCAGCCACAGGTGAGTTATTATTCGCGATTTGCTTCTCAGTTTTTAAGAACACTTCTTATAGACTCTAGAGTGATAAAATACACACTATTTGAAATGGTACTGCTCTTCCTGGAACGTCCTAGACCGCCCCAGTTTTCCATCCTCTCCACAGTTCTTTTACTTCATTTGactccaaaaaaaaacccctgcaagCAGCTAACAACTCTGGTATTCTTTGGGCCAgtaaaatctaaaattaaacATGTCTTGGAGTTGTATTCAAATTGCCTTACAGGTGACTCAGCACTgctcattttaattcatttgaatGGCCTTCATTGCTCAGGTTATTGGAAAAGAGAGTCTTTCCCAAAGGGGAATTGCAAGAGTGCATAATTAGAGTGCCACATTCAGGAGAGCGCCACTTTGCTTCTTGGTACGTTATGGAGAGTAGATGAAGTTCAGGTTATGAAGAGTTTTCAGTATATggcctctaaaaaaaaaatcaaattttttttgagatttgACATCACCAAAGCCATAGGAAATGAATATTggcatttttccatttgaaactTGATCAGACAAAGACTGAAGATCAACGGCAGTTAAAGACTCTTGCAAAGCACACCTCAAGGTTCAGAGTTAAAGGACTTCTTCAGGGCCAAGCCAGTCTTCAGTGATTCATTTGCTTGTGCATGGTCATGCCATATGCAAGCTAACTCCCTACTATATTTAACCTGTTATTCCAGTTGGATTAGGTGTAAATAGATTGACAAATACAAACCTGTCTTATCCTTCCCTCTGACTGTGACGCTATGCTAAGAAACAGACTAAAAAAGCTGATCCTACAAAGAATTCGGTATAAATAAAATCACCACTGTAGTGTGCTGCCAGAGGtcctcttttatttatttatttatatatttaagtGAAGCCTATCTTTTTGAGGAACAGAGTGGTTATTGGTTTATTCCTGTTTGAAAGCTTTGCAACCAGACCTAAGAACTTGCACTTCAAGAAAAATCCATGAGAAGACTGCACAATGTAGGAGATGTTTATAGCTCTGCATCCTAGctgtcaattttatttttatctgcagaACAAAGACTTCACAGCTATaataaagcttttaatttaatattctcAAAGTTTGGTCTGTGCAGTCTATTGGAGAGTACACTTGAATCCCTGAGCAGATATTTCAGTGAATTTTCTGATGCCTAAATGAGTAAGTATATAGGCTCCTGCAGTCCCAAACAATTCTATAAACTGCTTTACATTTGACATGATCCAAACCAGCCTGGCTTCTCCACAACCTGAGATCTGGCTTTTGATTAGCACCAAGCATAGCACATGGCCATAGcattattctattttctttgtattttttgatAGACATAATACAACCATACCTGAAGTCAATTTAGAGTGGCTTAATGCTTGCATGTCTTATTTAAATTACAGtagttttctcaaaaaaatcatttgagtCTGATAAAGGAGAAAGTATCCTTTGATTCTCTGATATAAACCCTCTTTTCCTACCTAGTAGCAGCAACAAATTCAAACTAGGTACATGTGTGTTCTAATAATGAGCAAGgacaattttttccccccagttacTTACCTTTCTTGTTTAATGTGCTTAAGTAGATACATCTACTGCAAATCTGATATATATTTGGTTTTACTTGAGGATAGTTCAGCTCCTTTCCTGCCCTTGTCCCTCAAGTGAATGCTTCAACTAAAAAATGGAGGTTTCTTTATAAAATTTCTCTTAAACCTTCTTAAGCTCTTTGCTTTGTGGCACAACCAATAGTTTCACTGGTAACAAAAGTGTGACAATTCACTGTGTTGTAAAGTCAATAGGCATTTTTGCTTCATTGGTGCGTGTGTTTATGCTTTAGCTCTTGGTCCTTCACTAGTCAGCAGAGAGCAGACAAGTCACTGAATGTCCCAGCTCCCTTCGGCAGAGATTAAACGAGTCTCTGCTCTGATGCCAAAGATGTAAGAATGCAGGTCCCGCTGAGTGTCTGGTACAGAAGCTTGTAATTACAGTCACATggcttctttttccttggagGGCTGGTGAATATCTCCAGGTGGCAAAAGCAGgacttctcttatttttctagTGTTTGATATATACTGCAGCTCTGCATTTTTGTCCCATGATGCTGATCTTCCTCTCCACCCCCAGCAGTTCCCTTGAGATGGGCTTCTGACAATTATATAAAGGCCATATTCACACTGTGCCTTGCAGATAGCTCTCCCATTGTTACGTCTGGGTAAATAACCACTCCGTGGTTTATTTAACTCCCAAGTGCTTAACCTTCCATTCAaatcccaaaatattttaaaatcatgtggCTTACTTCACACATTCTTACACAGTTAAATTTCTAACTGGCACTAGTGgggatttctttcaaaaaggcAAGTGTAGATCCCTTGCAGAAAACCAGGAAGAAGCTACCTTTGCTTTTTAGCCATTTCTTAATAAAATTCTGTAGTTAGAAATGGCAATGTAAAAAACCTTCCTGTATGCTACAGAGGTGGCCAAGATTTTTaagtttacttttaaaactaataaaactTAATTTACAGCTTGATAACTGTGAACCTGAAAACGAGAGCTGTTCCTGTAGAAGATAAAAAAGAACACCTTGTTCTTGTGCTATACCCCACTGATATGCTGTTTCCTTCCTAGTGCTATCCTTTCCTTCacctctttaaaaacaacagtaacAACAGTGAAGAACTCTCCCCTTTGAAATGATTGTTTGGGTATACTGATCTGTTCATTTAGCCAGCTGATCCTCCTTTCACATAAAGCTTGCTAGTCACTTCTGTACCTAAATCCAGTACAGGCTGCTCCTTCTCTAGAGTGTCTTGGATTCTGATGATATTTAAGCCAAAACTATTAACTCTcttccacattttctttctactgtTTTCTTGCAGTGTAAGGTTATTATGAAGCTATTTTAGACCTAATGCCTGTATGGATTCTCAACACAAATTACGTTATTATTAGTTGGATGCTGCTACAAAAACTTAGAAACTCAGGTTTAACCTTATctagaatatttggaaatacCATTTTGGCAGGAAAAATAGAGGAGCAGTGTTCCTTCATTTTACTCTGTGGTTGCTTAGATTGAATTTTCCCAATTCACAAACAGGTTCACAACTTTATACTGACCCTTAACCAGGAAAGAGCTTGACCATTCTTTCTAcctaatttaaaagaaatacagtaaagaTTTGTGCTGAGTTACTTTCTTTAAACACATTTCAATgatcatatttattattttctgggTACAACTTATTCTTGAAAACTTACTGCAAATGTGTTTGCAGGCAGGGTTTGCCGCTGaaggtgcagaatctggcacaCCTTTCAATGACATAAACTTGTTAGAAAAGGTATGTTGTCTTAGTTTCATTAGTAAATCTAATTATCTAGCTTGCTTTCCCTAAGTCACTAGTCCAAAATATGTACCCTGCACATGCAAGACACCAGTTTTGCTCTTTCATGTAGGCACAGGAAGGTCATAGCTGGAGAGAGAAACTAAAATCAACTATGAACAACCAGCATTACTAACAACAGCATCATTTTAGAAGTACGCATTTGATAGCTTAGCAGCTGACAAACGTAGAAATGCAACTTCTTTTAAGTCACTCGGGAATTCCAGAGAGCAAACACCTGGAATACTAAATGGCTTGGGTTATTGAGAGTGGTGAACTGATTTTTCTAGGAAGATGCCTACACTTTTTCCTGTGCgcagagatattaaaaagtaatataaagACACTGTCCTTCAAAGCTCAGGATAATGACTCCAGCATTGCAAATCTTCCTTGGCTGTCAGCAAGAATCTCAAGGTCAAATCTGTTCCCTGGTATCCTACTGGGCAGGGATCTGCTTGTCTGCTTACCCACCTGACTAAGGCATTGTAAATGACAGATAATCCTTTCATCTGCCGTGGTTGCTGTCTTGTCCACTACAGGCTGTGGactacatatgaaaaaaaaaaaatcattgttcaAACACTGAGACTGAAGCCCATTTAATTTCAGGTCAGTGCTCTTGCTTCTCTCAGATATCAGAACTTAGCTTAGTGACTGCACAGTGCTTTCCGCAGAAATCTAAGACCCAAACTTTGAGGAAGGCTTAGTTTCAGTTTGAATTCCAGTCTGTGTTTTAGACACTATTGCATTCTATCTTCTGTGACTAATACTGTGAAATCTTATTTCCTATAGGATTGGAATGACTAtgatgaaaaaacaaaggaatcTGTTGGAATCTATGAAGTTACCCATAAATTTGTAAAATGCTAAAGTTCATACCCCTAATTAATTACTGACATGCTTATTGATGAAGGAGCTGTAACCATCAGAGATGCAGTTTGCTCAGAGTTACTGTTCACATGGCGGTacttcagaaatggaaaccTAAGTTGTACTTACTGTCCCCAGGACGtcctaataaaatattttccacagagCACTTTTGAGATGGCCTCAGTACAAACTGAAAATAGTATCTACACTTGCCTGAACTGTGCCATTTTCTTAATGTTGTCTTTTTTGGGAATATATATGGTTGTGATGGACTGTAGCTTAACTACTGTATCAACAGTAACTACTTAGAcaactgttctggttttggctgggacagagttaattttcttcctagtagctggtacagtgctatggtttggatttagtatgagaataatgttgataatacactgatgttttagttgttgctaagttgCTAAAGCATGACAACAACTTACTGCcttaaagtttttaatagcCTGTCACCAAGGAGAACCCACATTTGATTCTCTAACATAAGCAAGTAAGGTCTTTTCACTCACCATTCCTATCATCAGGAAATGGCTATGAGTAAAGGGACTGTGTTAACCATTCAAGCGAAAAGGTACATCTTTAATAGCTTTCTGCCAGTTCAAGTAAAGACACTGAGGTGAGTTTACTGAGAACACTTAATAAGCTTGACTGCTATTGACACTTACACATAGCTGTTCtatcttctgaaaatctgagtATGTCATTAAGTAAACCTCACTCGTTTCTAGTTAAAGACAGACTTTCTACTTCTTGGCAAGTGTGCTCACAATCTTGCCAGCTGttctcatgtttttttaaaaacaaacaaacaaacacccaaCCAAAAACACAACCCCCAAAACCTTCTTTAGTGAATTTCATTCAAAGGCTTTTGGTCTGATTATTGTTTCCTGACACATTATTTCCTTCATCCCCCTATATGATcacctttgtttctttgtttaaatgagCAAGAACAATCATGgtatgttttaaagaaaaggattattttaaaacttacaaGTGAAAAATAGAACAGCACattgcaggctgcagaggaaacaGCCCTGACTAGGAAAAGTTTATAAGCCGTTGGGCTTACATATTTAAAGcatgcctctccctttcctaGCACTTGTAGTTCAAACTTCAAGATACGGTATTGCTTACACTTActgtgataaagaaaaaaagacactggGAGAACCTGGAAGCTAAGGTATCCAAAGGAAGAGTAAAGGCAAGCAGGTTTCCGAGCCTCTGAACTTCATCTATCACATCCAACCAACATGCTCAGACTTTATGTTCTGCTAATACATTTGGTTGTCAAGGTCGCAGTAGGCTCTGCTGAAAGACATGAGCTGCATTAGTTTTACACAGAGCGGCAGAAGCAAGCAGTTCAGCTCCAGAGAAAGACTCatcttcccagaaaaaaaacagagtggAAGACATCAGAGTTTAGAAGGCAGAGGAGTTCAAATTATACATACCATAACAAATTTTGTGCAAAAAGGGGTATCTCATGCAAAGGGCATCTGTGTTGTAATCCCAGCAACTTTGAGCACCTTTGGCTTCTGGACTGACAAACACCTCTTCCCCTTTTGCTACCACCCACTTTGTAGCTGGCAGAGTCCCAGTTGTAAACAGCACACAAGGAACTGTCTGCATCAGTTTCATCTTGCATTCACAGCATCGCTAAGTTTTATTGATGTCTATGCTCAAGCTCTCCTGCAATCCCTTCAGAGAGTTCTGGTAAGTCTTAGTCTTTAGAACTTCTGCAACAAGCCCCAACGCATTAAAGACGCAGCTCTAGGCACTAAAACTCTGGCATTTACTACAACAAATGACATCAAAAGTTCTAGCTGATAGAACAAGgaggaaacaggaaaacattctgTTGAGATTACTTTTCCACAGTAAGAGGACGTTTGGAAAGAGAGAACTCCAAAAGATAAagttcagtgatttttcttttttaaggcaCAAGAGCACAGGTTGACgtagcaaaacaaaagcagattaTTGGACAGACTTCATGTATGGAAGGGGAGAGCCAACATTGCAGCACGCTTTCAGTAGTATTCTTTTCAACCTTTATAAGAAACATGAGCTATTGGTAAAGAGAATACCCACAGTGTATAATTTTGATATGGCAATAAAAGAACTTTGTGGTTATTAATAGATAGCTTTATTACAATACAGTCTTTTCCAGTCACTTTAACAACACAGTTGGTGATTGCAGGTTATTTAAAGCCTCccacttcattttttgtttctcagaaaGCTGTTACAGTGGAAAGGCTTCAAGCAGTTGAGGCACAATCAGTTCCAATATCGATTCaagtttaaagagaaaagtaagTGTGACAAGTTAGTAAGCAAGCTTACTGCAAGAGTCCAAATGTAACCACTCTTTCCTACTTAATATtattgcatactttttttttttaatcaaacagtTTAAGAGTGGTATCACAGTGCTGTTGTCTGCCTGAACACTCTGAACACTCGGAACACAGATGTTCCAAGTTCATAAACTTGGTaacaatgctttttattttaaataatgtgttttAAGAACACGTGGATCTGTTGGAACAGATGGATCTGTTACTTAATTTTGACATTGTGAATGTTTGTATTTCCTGAAACACGCATTCAAGGTCTGTActtgatttctttaaaataaatacaaatttcatAGTGAATCTAACAGTATACAAgttcaatgaagaaaaatgaagccaaTTAAGCTGGGCAGCTTCAGTCACGTTGAACGCTGATTAGTATGCCAATTAGACATAGTCTGCATTTTGTACTGCAAGTGTAAAGTGTTCCAACATTTTTACGTCTAACTACtgattttcttgccttttaaaacattaaagataTCTTCTAGTGACTTGTATATACACTGAAGGAATTCTTTACCATTCCTAGTTGGGTAAGAGGAAACATTACAACCTACCCAATCATCATGTACCTGATATCCTACTCCAAAGCCATCAGACACCACTGGACCAAACCCTCCTAATTGCACAGCTGGGCTAACCAATGTGCTTGTAGAAATGATGTTGTGATTAAGCCGAGCATAGGCTTGGTCTTGATAGAAATCAGGCAGTGCAATACCTTTGGATAGGGCTAAATAGCGCAAGCCAAAGAGATGTCGGTCAAATCCCTGacctgttaaaataaaataacaagtaTTAGAGAGGTGACTAATTTTTCTGAGAAGTAAACTCAATAATTTTGACATCACATTGGTTTTCAGCCATAAAAGAGGAGGTCTATAGAACTGGGGTTTATTTTCATGTTagccagaataatttttcagaacCCAGACATTCTGCACTTTCAATGCACACATCCTAGGGAATGAGGGCTTGCTGTTTTACTGCTAGCCTCAACCAGGAATCATGGCAGTAAACAAAAGTGCAATGTTAACAGACAATTTTAATAATACATCGCATTCTTTGATTAACTATTTATCTGAACATAGCCAGGTTGTTTTCAAACAGAGAAaggctttcctaaaatttatgaatctgaagaggaagaggatcTTGCATCaacaaaaggaagcaaattttAGACTCTATGGGGTAATGTTCAACAGTCAATTTTACTGAAACGATGCAACAAGTTATGCTTCTGGGAAGGACAAttcaaaagaaagcatttagaaaaataccAGGAGTAGCACAGCCAAATAATCAGTTTGATCTGGAAGTTGTTAAAGCCTTTATCCCCTGCAGGGATAAGACAGTAACTCCTCCGACATAAAGCCAAAGTTCTTGGTTGCCTTGGGGAGTACAACATGTACTAAGTATTTATCAAATCTTCAAATAGCCCATCTGCTATAAGGataaaaaataagtataaaaaCCACATTAACATGTGTTCTCAACACGTTAACAGTGATGTG contains the following coding sequences:
- the MAGOH gene encoding protein mago nashi homolog, whose product is MASDFYLRYYVGHKGKFGHEFLEFEFRPDGKLRYANNSNYKNDVMIRKEAYVHKSVMEELKRIIDDSEITKEDDALWPPPDRVGRQELEIVIGDEHISFTTSKIGSLIDVNQSKDPEGLRVFYYLVQDLKCLVFSLIGLHFKIKPI
- the CZIB gene encoding CXXC motif containing zinc binding protein, which gives rise to MGRIGLQLRATLENITHLRAEGEDFRWYLKLKCGNCGEVSEKWQYLRLMDSAPLKGGRGSATMVQKCKLCSRENSIDILSQTIKPYNAEDSEKFKTIVEFECRGLEPVDFQPQAGFAAEGAESGTPFNDINLLEKDWNDYDEKTKESVGIYEVTHKFVKC